CGCACGCTCCCCTATACGCCACGTCTCACAGTAGTTATCCACCTGGCCGTGCCCCCTGCTGGTCGAACCGTGCCATATCATCTTGTCTGGCCTGGGTGAGGAGAGGGAATAAGGGAGAGAACGAGATGAAGGAATGAATCATCATATTTTCCATTCACTATCTCAGCCGTTAACTTTACATAACTTATCAATGCCTCCTTATGGGTGTTGTAAAAAGAGAGGATTTGATATTTTGTGTATAGTGAGTGATATGTAGAAGTGTAGTTTATCACCATGTGCCGTCTGTGAAAATGTCTTTGCCATCGAAGGAGTAGATGGGTAAATTGTCCTTCACTCTGCCCTCTGAGTCACTAAAGATGGCCTCCCAACTGTCAAACAGGACCTCGTCCTATAGAGGGGACAGACAAATGGTTAGGGACGGTTGCTGCCAATTACTTAAATGATATGGAATGATACTGGGATTCTGAATGAAGCTGAAAATGCATCTCAGTCTTAGCCGATAGTACCTTTAGGTTGACGATGGGCATGCGCTCTCTGTCTGACTTGCGGACGATGCTGTAAAGGTCCTGGAGCTTGGAGGAGAGGAAAGCCCGGAAGGTTCCCTTCAGCCCGATGGCCCGAGCCTGGTTGAAACACAGGAAGTCTGCCCCTCTGATACCCCGCATGTTACCCCCCTGGGGGGCGTTCAGGGCGACCAGGTGAATCTGCAGAAGGAAAAAAACGTGCTTCCCATCACATCCACAATCAGAAGTATTTCAGCAGTGGCATGTTTTTAGGTTACATTTATGACATTTAAATCACTGGCTACTCACGCTTGGGCCTGACGTGTGTTGGTGGCTGGGGGTCTCAGGGGGTCTGGGTCTGCGTTGTGGGGTTACAGGGTAGCGGGTGTCTGTGTAAACCGGGTTCTGTGGGACAGGGGCTGGCTGGGGCTGGACCGGCTGAACAGGGTCAGGGTTGTGCTGTCGGTCTGTATAACTGGGGTACCGTGGATCAGTGTGTGAGGGGTATCTGGGGTCTGAATGTGAGGGGTAGCGTGGATCTGGCTGAGCTGGGTAGCGTGGATCTGGCTGAGCTGGGTAGCGTGGATCTGGCTGAGCTGGGTAGCGTGGATCTGGCTGAGCTGGGTAGCGTGGATCAGGCTGGGCTGGGTAGCGTGGATCAGGCTGGGCTGGGTAGCGTGGATCAGGCTGGGCTGGGTAGCGTGGATCTGGCTGGGCTGGATAGCGTGGATCAGGCTGGGCTGGGTAGCGTGGATCAGGCTGGGCTGGGTAGCGTGGATCAGGCTGGGCTGGGTAGCGTGGATCAGGCTGGGCTGGGTAGCGTGGATCAGGCTGGGCTGGGTAGCGTGGATCCGGGTGAGTCGAGTAACGTGGGTCAGGGTGAACAGGGTGTTGTCCCTCAGGCTGTGGCTCGTGGGGGTCTAGCTGTCTGGGGGGTTGCTCTGTGGCCGAGTTAGAGGGATGGTCTGGCTGGTAGTAGACCACTGGAGGAGGGTCGACAGCTGCTACCTCATTACCCTTCAGATGGATACAGGCAGAGAAATCATGTCAATAAGATTCACTAATGTGATTAATAACTTCCTTAAGTGATTCCTTCACTGTCACAATAGTTTGTCAGCATTTCTCAAGTGCACATTTCCAACGACTTACCTGGTCAGGGGGTAAAGCTATGTATGGTCCAAGCTGAAAGGTAAAACTTCCAAGTTAATCATGTAAACATTAACAAAGGATGAAGGTGTTGTATTTTATAAATATAGTGGCTTGCATCCATTACACCGgtaaacactgcacctggatttGCCGGAAGCCATCTCGTACTCTGATGTAAAAGTCTGTTTGGTCGACCAGATACACCAGCGTCCCCTCTGCCTGTCGTCTGGCCGTGGCTGTCATCGTGTCATatgacctcaacaccatcacctgTTCAAATGTGGACGACAAGGAGCTAAATGATGCCACATCCTGGAAGTGGTGTATATATCATCACAGtgaggccctgtccagaaacaggCCCTAACCTCCTAGACCCTACACTAGGAATGAAGTGGTTAACAGACTCACCCCAGAGGAGTGTCCATCAGTTCCAGGTGGGCCAGGAGGGCCCGGAGGTCCAGGGATGCTGATGGCTGAGATGTAAAAAGATCACATTCATTGAAGCTGTTAACCAAGGAGCTACTGTACTTCATGTCACCAGAAGGTTGTGTTCCtgcctatgtactgtatgtatgagtgtgtgcgCGAGAGAGTACGCCTCACTCTGTGTTGGCCTGTAGGCTCCAGGTGAGGAGGATGATCCTGAAGGTCCGGGGGGCCCCGGTGGGCCTGGGTTCCCTTGCCTGCCTTCGTACCCTCTTCCAGGGTTACCTGGAGGGCCCTGGGGCCCTGAAGGACCGATGATGGACTCTCCCTTTGGCCCCTGGAGATCGATAGATCTTGCTCATTAATTCCATTGTACATGTCTTTTGATGCAAGGCACTGATAAAACTTGGAGAATGCAGTAAAATAAAATGGCTGTTGTTGTTCAGTGGTTATTCTACCGGAAGTCCTGGAGGTCCAGGTTGACCACCCTGTCCACCGTAACCGCCACCATAATATCCTCCGGCTGGCTCGCCCTTCTCCCCCTTCATCCCcgagtctcctctctctcccttcatctccctctgcagggacacgcacacacaccacgtcaTTTGACCTCACGTCAAACACATACAGACGCATGGCGGGTTGTGAGTGTAGAGCTCCTTTGTCGTTACGTCACTTACCTTGAAGGTGTAGATGTCAAAGTTGGACGTGAGACCTAGAGTGGAGACGATAGAACGTGAGTTCAATCAGCTCAATCTCGTGTGTTAGTACACCTAAGGCCAGCGGAGGTAAATAACTAGCTGGTTTTACTGTACCTGGTACCCCGGGTATTCCTGGTACTCCACGATCACCTTTGTCTCCTTTGGAGTCTGATGGGTGGAGGAAAAAGGCCAACATGTAAGCCAACACATGACATCGTTTTACATGTAACATTCTATGTCATGGTGTGGGACTGGTCAATGAGAATGAGTTGACTTACCAGGATATAACCGTGAGACATCATCCCTCTGAGTGTGAAACAGAACAAAGGGGAGGAGAGTTACACTACTGTACCTTGGAAAGAGACCCTATCAATTTGTAAACCCACATTAGTGACTTTGTGGGTTTTAACAACCTGACGGACTACAGCATATAACTCACAACACCAACGTCTGGGAAAGATACAATAATGGATCAGACATCTACTCACATTGAACCTGTCCAGAGGTACTGCTGGCCCGGGGAGTCCGGGTGGGCCAGGTGGTCCTGGAGGACCCTAAAAACATGGATCAATCTGGGTTAAACTGATGCCCTGTCTGGGTCATGATGGTCTAACCATACCACTGCTTTTATGAATGGTTTGACATGCTGACCTCTGGGTTGCATCCCAACAGACTTTCATGTATGAATCCCATCAATCACCAACCAGCGGTGTCATACTTACTCCATATCCTCCAGTCCCTCCCGCtgaatcccccctctctcctttgaCACCATTCAACCCAGGACGGCCCTGTAACCAACACACTGGTTCACATCCAGCAGCAGTCCATCACCATGTTAATACTGAATGAGAAATAGCACACTTGGATTCTTTAGTCATAGTAGACTTAGTCATGTGTGCATATATTTTTACATATGGGTGATCCTGGGAATCAAACTCACTGTcttggcattgcaagcgccatgctctaccaactgagctacagaggaccaccacTTGGCTAATAGCTGAACAGAAATACTTACCGGTCTACCTGGCATGCCTATATCTCCCTTTAGACCAGCTGGACCATAgggaccctatagagacagagaagaatatacatctaccagctggaccctatagatagagaacaatataaatctaccagctggaccctatagatacagaacaatataaatctaccagctggaccctacagagacagaacaatataaatctaccagctggaccctatagatacagaacaatataaatctaccagctggaccctatagatacagaacaatataaatctaccagctggaccctatagTGACAGAACAATCTaaatctaccagctggaccctacagagacagaacaatataaatctaccagctggaccctatagatacagaacaatataaatctaccagctggaccctatagTGACAGAACAATCTaaatctaccagctggaccctacagagacagaacaatataaatctaccagctggaccctatagagacagaacaatataaatctaccagctggaccctatagatacagaacaatatacatctaccagctggaccctatagagacagaacaatataaatctaccagctggaccctatagatagagaacaatataaatctaccagctggaccctatagatacagaacaatataaatctaccagctggaccctatagagacagaacaatataaatctaccagctggaccctatagagacagaacaatatacatttaccagctggaccctatagatagagaacaatataaatctaccagctggaccctatagaTACAGAGAACAATATACATTtaccagctggaccctatagagacagaacaatataaatctaccagctggaccctatagaTACAGAGAACAATATAcatctaccagctggaccctatagagacagagaacAATATACATTtaccagctggaccctatagaTACAGAGAACAATATACATTtaccagctggaccctatagatagagaacaatataaatctaccagctggaccctatagaTACAGAGAACAATATACATTtaccagctggaccctatagagacagaacaatataaatctaccagctggaccctatagaTACAGAGAACAATATAcatctaccagctggaccctatagagacagaacaatataaatctaccagctggaccctatagaTACAGAGAACAATATACATTtaccagctggaccctatagagacagaacaatataaatctaccagctggaccctatagaTAGAGAACAATATAcatctaccagctggaccctatagagacagaacaatataaatctaccagctggaccctatagtgacagaacaatataaatctaccagctggaccctatagagacagaacaatataaatctaccagctggaccctatagaTACAGAGAACAATATACATTtaccagctggaccctatagtaacagaacaatatacatttaccagctggaccctatagaTACAGAGAACAATATACATTtaccagctggaccctatagatacagaacaataTAAATTTAGCAGCTGGACCCTATAGATACAGAGAACAATATACATTtaccagctggaccctatagtaacagaacaatatacatttaccagctggaccctatagatacagaacaataTAAATTTAGCAGCTGGACCCTATAGATACAGAGAACAATATACATTtaccagctggaccctatagaAACGGAGAACTATGTACAGTACATCCATGGTTATAGAAACAAAGCATGTCACTGTTAAAGGAGAGTACTTACAGGAGGTCCCTCAGGTCCTGGGAGTCCCTTCTCTCCCTGCACACACAGAGGTCAAAGGGTATCAACATTTTATGTGGCATGGCACATATAAAAGAGATGAACAAGCAtaataacatacagtatttctaccAACTATAAATCTCGTATGTGGTTTTTCTCACCGGTTGAGACCCCAGCCCTCCCAGGTACAGGGGTCTTCCATCAGGCCCCATGATAATACCAGGGTCTCCTTTctccccctggacaggacacaggGTGGAGACATGTCAATACTTCATGCAATTTTCCCTGTACTGTACAGAAAACAAGATATGAATTAAGTTATTACCAGACCTTAGCTGCGTATCCTGGCTGTCCAGGCTCTCCTGTATCTCCCTTTGGTCCCATAGGCCCCTACAGAAGAAGTTGTGATCAGTATAAATAACAaccttgtgtgtgtatatttttaAAAGAGAGTTCCATTAACACAGTTTTCAACATACAACTAGTAGGCTGTACAGCATTGCTTTTTGAAATATTAGGGAGCACTATTAAGGTGTTTCAACTGAAATATatatgaaataaaaaaatccattAACATGTTATAAAATAGTTTTTGCCGCAATCTCCACCATACATCTAGAACAACACTGTCCGTTTGGTGTGTTTCAACTGTGATATATCTTTAGAAACAGTCATGGTAAATGTCTCCACTCCACTGTGTGTTCATTGGCAGTGTGATACTGATACATACTGGGAATCCTGCCCGGCCGGGAAGACCTGGTCCTCCCTGGAGAAAAGGAAATAAGTGTTAGGGTGACTATAAAACATTATAAGACATTATAAAACTGCATGTAGAGTAACATAGTGACTTGTCTGCTGAGTCAAATTCTCACCTGTCCTTGATTCCCAAGAACTCCATCAAACTACaacgagacagagacaggtaggtcAGTTGTGTCACTGAAATATCACTATGATCCAGAGCAGACAAGACCGTACAGTACATAGCCACACTCACACTGCCTGAAGTCTGGTAGATCTGTCCCGGTGGGCCGGGGGCTCCTGGAGGTCCAGGGGGCCCCCCTTCACGTCCTGGCTCACcctacaacaccacacacacacacaacagcatgAGAGCCATGGGACACGCAATAGATGACTTACGcaactgttcaaaagtttggggtcacttagaaaagtctttgtttttgaaagaaaagcaaatgttttgtccatttaaaataacatcaaattgattagaaatacagtgtagacattgttaatgttgtaaattactattgtagctggaaacggc
The genomic region above belongs to Oncorhynchus kisutch isolate 150728-3 linkage group LG16, Okis_V2, whole genome shotgun sequence and contains:
- the LOC109879360 gene encoding collagen alpha-1(XVIII) chain-like isoform X5, producing the protein MPCVDRWSLGLHTCVLLLAVTWTETQRTAESGVTLLQLIGDLPPDDSQAGPGGKPAYYFGGQDGLTAAGQPALAHLPNPFYRDFSLVFQILPSSPGVLFSITDASQKFMYVGVKLSAPDADGRNQKILFYYTEPDSETSYLAASFTVPSLDLVSWTKFSLSVFNDQVTFFMGCDASGKTVKLERSPDDMELDRGAGIFVGQAGGADPDRFEGAIAELNVVGNPRAAELLCEDDDDSDAASGDFGSGDGDRRETGKTTTPPSLRPVPEPPLTSSVSDRLSETGDRNHQTSVESRPGSGGKPGPTGSNGVKGDRGEKGSPGDRGPAGPKGESGSFSSSASSSGSSSGGGERGEKGDKGLKGSSGFGYPGSKGDRGVPGPPGPPGPGGPAAQVVRLGDGSVVQPVAGPMGPMGPPGAKGPAGPQGPEGEAGDPGEDGKLGPAGDRGFPGTQGDSGVKGQKGDRGDGHPGPRGSPGPPGPPGPGTVDRATFVDVEGSGGFPDFEKIQTLRGLPGPPGPPGPPGPSAGGVSSHGSGSFGPPGPPGQDGARGLPGPDGPPGRPGTPGPSSGEKGEAGDLGLPGPSGERGPQGDPGVPGQAGQGGLAGLPGPMGPIGPPGPPGPPGQSYPVRYGDGEGSGVTGVNGVAGVIGIPGPQGPPGIAGLPGRSGLPGLSGEKGSEGARGRDGTPGMDGFPGQLGDKGERGDRGERGEPGREGGPPGPPGAPGPPGQIYQTSGSFDGVLGNQGQGGPGLPGRAGFPGPMGPKGDTGEPGQPGYAAKGEKGDPGIIMGPDGRPLYLGGLGSQPGEKGLPGPEGPPGPYGPAGLKGDIGMPGRPGRPGLNGVKGERGDSAGGTGGYGGPPGPPGPPGLPGPAVPLDRFNRDDVSRLYPDSKGDKGDRGVPGIPGVPGLTSNFDIYTFKREMKGERGDSGMKGEKGEPAGGYYGGGYGGQGGQPGPPGLPGPKGESIIGPSGPQGPPGNPGRGYEGRQGNPGPPGPPGPSGSSSSPGAYRPTQTISIPGPPGPPGPPGTDGHSSGVMVLRSYDTMTATARRQAEGTLVYLVDQTDFYIRVRDGFRQIQLGPYIALPPDQGNEVAAVDPPPVVYYQPDHPSNSATEQPPRQLDPHEPQPEGQHPVHPDPRYSTHPDPRYPAQPDPRYPAQPDPRYPAQPDPRYPAQPDPRYPAQPDPRYPAQPDPRYPAQPDPRYPAQPDPRYPAQPDPRYPAQPDPRYPAQPDPRYPAQPDPRYPAQPDPRYPSHSDPRYPSHTDPRYPSYTDRQHNPDPVQPVQPQPAPVPQNPVYTDTRYPVTPQRRPRPPETPSHQHTSGPSIHLVALNAPQGGNMRGIRGADFLCFNQARAIGLKGTFRAFLSSKLQDLYSIVRKSDRERMPIVNLKDEVLFDSWEAIFSDSEGRVKDNLPIYSFDGKDIFTDGTWPDKMIWHGSTSRGHGQVDNYCETWRIGERALTGMASSLQGGQLLQQRTSSCHSSYAVLCIENSYIGQFKR